In the genome of Mastomys coucha isolate ucsf_1 unplaced genomic scaffold, UCSF_Mcou_1 pScaffold21, whole genome shotgun sequence, the window CTGAGCAATCCTCTGGGAGCAAGCGGATAagcaacatccttccatggcttctccatcagctcctgcctccaagttcctaccctgtttgagttcctgtcctgacttcctcaaaTGAAGAGCGGTGTTgaggtttgaatagaaatggcccccatGGACTTGTATGTTTGAATGCTCGGCcctagggagtagcactatcaGGAAGTGTGGCTGCTTTGAACAGTTGTGGTTTTCTTGGACGAGGTGTGTCACTAAGAgatggctttgaggtctcagaagttcAACTCAATTCCCTTCCTGCCTGTCTGAATGTAGaattctccagcaccgtgtctgcctgcatgctgccatgctttctgccatgacaatggtggactaagcctctgaaactgtaagccagcctcaactaaaAGTTTTTCTTGATAAAAGTTGCCatggtaatggtgtctcttcacagcaataaaatcctaacaaGACAAACAGTGGTGTGGGAATGTAAGCCaaacaagccctttcctccccaagttgctttggccatggtgtttcatcatagccatagaaaccctaaggcaATGACTGATGTTAAAGGGCCCAACTCACCGGGAATGGTACCACCCCTGAAAAGATGCCTCTGGGTAGGATAAGAAGGTAGACTGAGCAAggcatggggaacaagccagtaaacagtgcTTCTCCAAAtacaagttgctttgggtcataagtggtagaaaccctaactaagagagagGTGTTCTAGGCATGAAAGAGGCTGTGTGGGGCCTGCCTATGGCTCTGAACAGGGACTGTAAGGTGCTATAACTGTTTTAATCTCAGTTGAAAAGACTTCTAAGCCTGCAGAAAGCTCCAGTCCCCCTTCCCTAAGCAGGGTGTGGGgtaggtctattttttttttcttttttccttttttttttttttttttttgagacagggtttctctgtgtaaccgtggctgtcctggaactcactctgtagaccaggctggcctcgaactcagaaatccgcctgcctctgcctcccaagtgctggtattaaaggcgtgcgccaccactgcctggtttggGGTAGGTCTATTCTTAACCAGGGTTTTGGACAGAAAATTTGCCTGACCCTCAGCAATGCCTGTTATCCTCGCCCTGGACTAATTTGATCCTCAGGATTATCTTCCATCAGAGCTGCAGCAGTAAGGGAGCCAATGCCCAGCACTGCCCTCAGTGCCCTGAGAGGTCCCTTCCCCCTTAAGCTCTTCTGTAAAGGAGGTAATGTTTGACCCTTGACAACCAGGAAAAATCTCAGGACAAGACAGCATGAAACAGTTAAGTAGGTTTGGTAAGTACTAAGATAGGAGCCAGGccgtgttggcacacacctttaatttcagctctcaggaagcagaggcaggcagatctcagaattcgaggccagcctggtctacagagtacattccaggacaggcagggctacacagagaaacaaacaaaccagaaattatTAAGACAGTCATGGAGGCAATTTTGGCTTTATCAAGCTTCTTGGCTCTCAGTCAGTGAAGATGACAAACTAGATCCCAGGATGGgccttcttccttccccaggtCCTCCTAATTTTTCATCTCTATCCTGCTTCATTTGTACCCTTTTAATACTCAGCCAATCCCCAATAAGGCAAAATCCCTTTATAAAAGTGTTCTgggctaggcggtggtggcacatgcccttaatcccagcacttgggaggcagaggtaggcagatttctgagttcgaggccagcctggtctacagagtgagttccaggacagccaaggctacacagagtaaccctgactcgaaaaacaaaacaaaacaaaacaaaacaaaagtgttcTGGGAAGCCATAGCTGCGTGGCAGGGAGGGAGGCTCCCCACCGGCAGAGGAGCCCTGTTCATCTTCCATACCTCAGAGCTAGTCTGTAAACCCCACACCCTCCCAGGGAGCCTGACATCCAGTGAGGGTGAAGAGCACTCCGCACATCCCTTGAAGctgccttttgtttctttccttctggtGGTTAAATCCCCTTCCAGGCAGGTCAACTCTGTCAGAGTCTGGGCTGGGGAACAAGTTGGGGCTCTGCCATCCTGGTTGAGAAACCCAAATCCTTTAACTTGCAAAAGTGTCCCCACCCCTTCCTACCCACCACACCCACTCCTAATTCCTGGCTGCAACCACTACAGTGCCTCTCCCCACTAGCACCCAAGGCACTTCAGATCCACCGTGCTGCCCTGGGTATGGTGGTGACATTAAAACCCACCACAGTGGTTTAGGAGGGAAAACGGAGTCCCATAGACACAGGGAGAAGATCCAGGAAACTCTACCCGCtgccccgagacagggtttctctgtatagccctggctgtcctggaactcactctgtagacccggctggcctcgaactcagaatccacctgcctctgcctcccaagtgctgggattaaaggcgtgcaccaccactgtccagtccAGGCAACTCCTGAGATGCTTGCCTCTGGGAACCAGAAATAAGTACCCTTGGAAAGGCCCCTGTGAGATCATGATTGATCCCTGCACCAACAGAGATAGAAAGCACCCATCTGCCCCCAGGAGACTCAGAAACTCAATGCACCTAAGTGAAGGACCACCTCCACTGAAGAAGTGAGTCCTTCCTACCCTGGCAGAAGAGGGCGTGATTGGTGCTCTCTCTTACCAGACAGGGTTGGGAAGGGGGGTGAGGGACAGGGGGCGGCGGAAGCCCCACACGGTCACCTGGCCACCATATCTGCAGTAAGCCGGCAGGGGGCAAAAGGGCGGCGACTCTGAGCCTTTTTAAGGTCAATCCAGGCTCCAGGGTGACAAGGAATGAACTGCAACGCTGCTGTGGGACCAGCAGGGGACACCAGGCCCCCACCACAGCACCCTGCAAATCCTGGACAGGGAAAGCACGCATGAAACTTGTGATACCCATCTTGTCTGGTTTAGAGTATTCTTCCTGAAGTACAAGGCCCCAGGCCTGGTCCTCCACTTCTGAACGGGGCTGGGTGCCCTGGGAATATGGGGGCCAGGGCCAAAGGAAGCTAGAGTTCCCCCTGCCTGGAGTAGCCAAATACCATCCAGGACTTTGGCCAGCAAATGTCCACAACAGCAGGCCAGAAACTACTGCCAAACTGAGGATAACCTACACATCCACCTCAGAGCAAGGAAGACTGAGGGGTAGGATGAATAAAAGTGATCAAAGGATGGTGGCAATCAAGTGAACTTTATTGAATCCACGGTGGATTAGATAAATGAGTGTTACACCTGCGTGTAGGGAGGGGCAAAAGGGCAAGGAGGGATGCAGCTGCGGATGGTGAAGCACATCAGGACCAGGAGCCAGAAGCCTCAACTAAGTCTAAAGATTACGAGCGTTCAGAGCAATGATGACGGCGACAACAATTGTGATAACAACCATGAGGATACTGAGGACCAGGGTGCTGATGTTCAGGCACTTGGCAGTGGAGGCGTAGGCCTGGGCTCCAGTCACATCACCCACCATCTTCCGGTCCCTAGACTGGAGCAGAGTAGATAGATGGTCAGTGGCCCTGGAGCTGATAGGCAGATCCTCTGACAGTGTTCCTGACATACTGCATCTCNNNNNNNNNNNNNNNNNNNNNNNNNNNNNNNNNNNNNNNNNNNNNNNNNNNNNNNNNNNNNNNNNNNNNNNNNNNNNNNNNNNNNNNNNNNNNNNNNNNNNNNNNNNNNNNNNNNNNNNNNNNNNNNNNNNNNNNNNNNNNNNNNNNNNNNNNNNNNNNNNNNNNNNNNNNNNNNNNNNNNNNNNNNNNNNNNNNNNNNNNNNNNNNNNNNNNNNNNNNNNNNNNNNNNNNNNNNNNNNNNNNNNNNNNNNNNNNNNNNNNNNNNNNNNNNNNNNNNNNNNNNNNNNNNNNNNNNNNNNNNNNNNNNNNNNNNNNNNNNNNNNNNNNNNNNNNNNNNNNNNNNNNNNNNNNNNNNNNNNNNNNNNacacacacacacacgcacacacgcacacacacacacacaccacagaagaaTGCACGCAAACTTATTTTAAACAAAGGACCTCCTACCTCGGTGCATCTGGGTAGATGGAGCTTCAGGCTCACATACACAATCCTCTTATACCATCACTACCCACCTCTAGCACTCACCTTCACAGAGTAGGCATAGGCGATGAAGCCCAGGCAGCAGAAGTTCATGAAGAGTGTATTGAACAGGGACCAGACCACATGGTCAGGCACAGAGACCTCTCTGGGCATGTTGATCACAGTGGTTCTGACAGAAGCCGATCCATGCGGTGCCCCCAGCTCAGCCACCTCATATTCTTCCTTGATTCTTTCATAGTTTGGGGGCTGTCCCCCACTGGCAGTGGTAATGAAGGATTGAGAAGTGTGGTTCATGGTGCCGAGCAAAAGCAGCAGCGAAGAGCAAAGGATGGAGAGCTCTGTGGGTCTGCCCTTTCTCCAGCAGTTTCGGTTTCTCAGAAGTTTCCTTTTCCTGAATTTTGGCTTGATGAAACTGGTCTGGGTTCAGAGAGGCGGGGATCTAAAAAGCCTGCGGATCAAATTACTCCAGGGCAGGATGTCAGGAAGGATTGTGAATCAGGGGAACTTCCCGGCCAGGAACCCAAGTCAGAACTTGTCCCAAGGCCCAAACCTCAGTGTTTATGAGTGAGGGGTCCTGGAGTCAACCAAGCTCAGGTTAACAGCTGTAGAACCTCACTGTTCCTTATCAAGGTCCCAGCCAGGCCCCAAAGAACTCTCTATTCTCTCAGCAATAAAGAGTGCCCAGAGAGCCCACTACACTCACTATGGAGGCCAGTTCTACTGGCTTCATTTCAGATAGGCGTAGGGGTGAACGGTACTTCTTGttgtgttttaaaaagataaggagaggccaggcgtggtggtgcacacctttaatcccagcacttgggaggcaggggcaggcggatttctgagttcgaggccagcctggtctacagagtgagttccaaaacagccagggctatacagagaaaccctgtctcgaaaaaaacaaaacaaaaaacaaaaaacaaaaaacaaaaaaaaaaaagataaggagagagaaggaatatcTTTGGTGGATGTGCAGCCATatgtgggggaagaggggacctctgcaggcccatgtgagggaccagccacacaatggtatagtatagaatagtttattctcTACTCATGGAGAGGGGAatgagggtagtagagacagagaaagggcagagaagtagaggctggccatgagcactcagagagatgggggaggggaatggagataaagagggagcaggagggagaagacagagctagagcaagaaggcaagagagaaaggagggggcacgcagccccttttatagcgagtcaagcatacctggctgttgtcaggtaaccGTGGGGCCCGAGCtgagacaaaatgctaacacttctctgtgtctctttttgtAGAGACCTAGTACCCTAAATGTGATCAATCACTGGACTTTGGTATTAGAACTAAATGATTTTAGGTCACTTGGCTGTGATCTCATGGTCCTGGGCTGGCATGCTTTTTCCCTCCTGCCCTATTAAAATTTATTAGTGCTAGTGGAATGGTCACCGGAGACCTTCATCATGCCAGGGTAGCTTTCTCAAACACATGGTGGGGTGAGGGCTGTGGCCAGGCAAGCCACTCCTGATCATAGTGAGGGATTCAGTTTAGTGTTTGTCCTTCCCTGATAACAGGAAGGCCTGGCCTGGCTTCTCTTGTTAGGAGTTTCTATCTTGGTGGCACTGTAAGGATCAGGCTACTAGACCTGCTTCTAGGTGCTCTGCAGCACCCACCCTTCCTAGAGCTCTGAGTCTTGGGGCTCGGGCTTCTCCAATTTCCAGGGTCTACTCTTTTCATTATCTTTCCTGAATTCTTCACAGGGACATCACCACCTGCTACAGACACCCCTCTTTGCAATCCTATTAGCTGGTGCTGTTTTAGTCAACATCTCTGAAAAAGCCTGCCTGTGGGTAGAGTGGTTTCCATGGTCATACCTACCTCACAGAGGCTCCTGCCAGGCCTCAGGCCTCAGGCCTCAGGGGTACCATGTAACAGAGTAGGGCTTTGGTCCACTCTAATTGGAGCCTGAAAGTAGTGGTTTCTGTTGGATTCTGATGTTATTTTTTTGTGTTCTGTGGAATACCTCTCCAAGGCCTACTTCACACTGCTCTTCACACATCCTCCTGTTGCCTTTCAGCAGAgtgggaaataaaataatatgaataggCTGGGCGGTgatagcgcatgcctttaataccagcacttgtgaggtagaggcaggcggatttctgagttcgaggccagcctggtctacagagtgagttccaggacagccagggctatacagagaaaccctgtctcggaaagaaaaataataataataatatgaataaCCCTGAGCTTGTAAATGATACTGTGGTCACAACACACTCTGGCTTCAAGAATGATGGATCTTGGTA includes:
- the LOC116100962 gene encoding interferon-induced transmembrane protein 3, with amino-acid sequence MNHTSQSFITTASGGQPPNYERIKEEYEVAELGAPHGSASVRTTVINMPREVSVPDHVVWSLFNTLFMNFCCLGFIAYAYSVKSRDRKMVGDVTGAQAYASTAKCLNISTLVLSILMVVITIVVAVIIALNARNL